The Flavobacteriales bacterium genome has a window encoding:
- a CDS encoding DUF4476 domain-containing protein — protein sequence MKHLTFIFTLFLSLGLSAQNGSTSINMNINMNIEDNTQSQPEPTHNSNMNINFNVQESNTTQPAPEPVQTTKPEPVHVSGYTGKVGCTPPTSAERVEDMAKTVKKQTFNDDKVRVTKQIIRTNCMTLDQLLILLNNFDWDDGKLEIAKFAYDYVYDLENYYKVYDLFTFSSSGEELEEFLDSKY from the coding sequence ATGAAACACCTAACATTTATTTTCACCCTATTTCTTTCATTAGGTCTGAGCGCCCAAAACGGCTCTACATCTATCAATATGAACATTAACATGAATATTGAAGATAATACTCAGAGTCAGCCAGAACCTACGCACAATTCAAATATGAACATCAACTTTAATGTTCAAGAATCGAATACAACCCAACCTGCACCAGAGCCTGTACAAACCACAAAACCAGAACCTGTACATGTTTCTGGCTATACTGGAAAAGTGGGGTGCACACCACCAACAAGTGCAGAAAGGGTTGAGGATATGGCGAAAACGGTTAAAAAACAAACCTTTAATGACGACAAGGTTCGTGTAACAAAACAAATTATCCGAACGAATTGTATGACTCTTGACCAACTGCTTATTTTATTAAACAATTTTGATTGGGATGATGGTAAGCTAGAAATAGCAAAGTTTGCATACGATTATGTGTATGATCTTGAGAATTATTACAAAGTTTACGATCTTTTTACCTTTAGTAGTAGCGGTGAAGAATTAGAGGAGTTTTTAGATAGTAAATACTAA
- a CDS encoding alpha/beta hydrolase, protein MMKQIFASLLIMVSLISCNKDGDNISPPVISAPIVKLNTTYEVSIAEDITYAEGLSHDSWNSANTSVVPLLMDSYVPDNDVQNRPLLMLIHGGGFSGGSKQQEALVYMANYYASRGFVVFSIDYRLRGDKGTIPQEWIDATTNVDPAELDQLYAMYPAHRDAKAALRWIIANADNYHINTDYITVGGGSAGAITSIGLGVSELGDYKDEISLSEDNTLSTTNLSQTYEVKTILDFWGSGVSIEILESIYGYQKFDSNDPALFIAHGTEDPTVPFSSAEDLKTIWETNKIDFVYYPLEGKGHGAWGATVNGKSLSDLSFDFIVENQSLNVE, encoded by the coding sequence ATGATGAAACAGATTTTTGCAAGTTTACTAATCATGGTGTCTTTGATATCATGTAATAAAGATGGTGACAACATAAGTCCACCTGTAATATCTGCACCAATAGTCAAGTTGAATACTACCTATGAAGTATCTATTGCGGAAGATATCACTTACGCTGAAGGACTTAGTCATGATAGTTGGAATAGTGCCAATACCTCTGTAGTTCCGTTATTAATGGACTCTTATGTTCCAGACAATGATGTGCAAAATCGTCCTTTACTGATGTTAATTCACGGTGGTGGATTTTCTGGGGGTTCAAAACAACAGGAAGCATTAGTTTATATGGCAAATTATTACGCTTCTAGAGGCTTTGTTGTATTTTCAATTGACTACAGACTTAGAGGCGATAAAGGAACAATTCCACAAGAATGGATAGATGCGACAACTAATGTAGACCCTGCAGAACTTGACCAACTATACGCAATGTACCCTGCTCACCGAGATGCTAAAGCTGCTTTAAGGTGGATTATAGCTAATGCTGACAATTATCACATCAATACGGATTATATTACTGTAGGCGGTGGTTCAGCAGGAGCAATTACGTCTATTGGGCTTGGTGTATCAGAATTAGGTGATTATAAAGATGAAATAAGCTTAAGTGAAGATAACACCTTATCTACTACCAATCTTTCTCAAACCTATGAAGTAAAAACAATTTTAGACTTTTGGGGCTCCGGTGTATCTATAGAAATACTGGAGTCAATTTATGGTTACCAAAAGTTTGACTCAAATGACCCAGCATTGTTTATAGCTCATGGCACAGAAGACCCTACCGTACCTTTTAGTAGTGCAGAAGATTTAAAAACTATATGGGAAACAAATAAAATTGATTTTGTGTACTATCCATTAGAAGGCAAAGGTCATGGTGCTTGGGGAGCTACTGTGAATGGAAAAAGCTTATCAGATTTATCTTTTGATTTTATAGTGGAGAACCAAAGTTTGAATGTCGAATAA
- a CDS encoding RidA family protein, with product MSSKKIESTKAPEPVGLYPHARQHGNLLFLSGVGPRERGTKKIPGVELDESGNIVSYDIEAQCRSVFNNVRTIVEESGSSWDKVIDVTVFLTNMKDDFKIYNKVYAEFFADNQPCRTTVEINCLPTPIAIELKVIATI from the coding sequence ATGAGTAGTAAGAAAATAGAATCGACCAAGGCACCTGAGCCCGTAGGCTTATACCCTCACGCTCGCCAGCACGGAAATTTATTGTTTTTGTCAGGGGTCGGCCCCAGAGAACGCGGCACTAAAAAAATACCTGGTGTAGAGTTAGACGAATCTGGAAACATTGTCTCTTATGACATAGAAGCCCAATGCCGTTCAGTTTTCAATAATGTCCGAACTATCGTTGAAGAGTCAGGCTCTTCATGGGATAAAGTCATTGATGTGACGGTATTTTTGACCAATATGAAAGACGATTTTAAAATCTACAACAAGGTATATGCAGAGTTTTTTGCTGACAATCAGCCCTGCAGAACAACGGTTGAAATCAATTGTTTGCCCACACCCATTGCTATAGAATTAAAAGTCATTGCTACGATTTAA
- a CDS encoding isoleucine--tRNA ligase translates to MKKYPEYKQLDLSGINKEVLSRWKANSIFEKSVSTRNNNPSFTFYEGPPSANGMPGIHHVMGRAIKDIFCRFKTLQGFKVNRKAGWDTHGLPVELGVEKELGITKEDIGTTISIEDYNKKCRENVMKFKNVWEDLTDKMGYWVDMNDPYVTYDNKYIESVWWLLSQMDKKDMLYKGHTIQPFSPKAGTGLSSHELNQPGCYKDVKDLSAIVQFKTVRNEASEFLYEKAHGELHFLAWTTTPWTLPSNTALAVGKNIEYVVVNTYNPYTFDAVTVIVAKNLFGKYFAEKNSELALIEYSKGDKNIPFEIINEVKGTDLEGLRYEQLLPYAQPEDGDAFKVLIGDFVTTEDGTGIVHLAPSFGADDNLVAKQNGIGSLTLVDTQGRFVDAVTDFAGMYVKNEFYDDGKAPEKSADIQLVIKLKEENKCFKAEKYEHSYPHCWRTDKPILYYPLESWFVKTTAAKERMVELNNSINWKPKSTGEGRFGNWLENLVDWNLSRSRFWGIPLPIWTSEDGEEQICIGSMEQLKAEIEKSVKAGLMSANPLANFVVGDMSAENYATFDLHRPFVDDIILRSASGKAMRREADLIDVWFDSGSMPYAQLHYPFENKELFEKSYPADFIAEGVDQTRGWFFTLHAIATILFDSVAFKSVVSNGLVLDKNGNKMSKRLGNAADPFETLEEYGADATRWYMISNAQPWDNLKFDLDGLAEVKRKFFGTLYNTYAFFALYANIDGFSYDEADIDVKERPEIDQWILSELNTLIKEVGESLEDYEPTKAARAIQLFVNDNLSNWYVRLCRRRFWKGEYEQDKISAYQTLYSCLETIAILASPIAPFFMDKLFVDLNGVSQKSTLESVHLAQWPTADKALINTDLEEQMRLAQDLTSMAFSLRKKENLRVRQPLQKIMVPVLNDKVKAQVEAVKDLVLAEVNVKELEFMTTDSGVLVKKIKPNFKTLGPKFGQQMRAISQAISQFTSEDIVSIEENGNYTLQLENDSIQIERADVEITTEDIPGWAVTSLNGNTLALDISLNDNLVQEGLARELINRIQNIRKDEGFEVTDRINISLSASEKLANAINENLNYICSETLADELRITDSEEAQTGSTIELVEGINTNIEIQKI, encoded by the coding sequence ATGAAAAAATACCCAGAATATAAACAGCTAGATTTATCGGGCATCAACAAAGAAGTGTTGTCCAGATGGAAGGCAAACTCAATATTTGAAAAAAGCGTTTCTACTAGAAACAACAATCCCTCTTTTACCTTTTATGAAGGGCCACCATCCGCTAATGGTATGCCTGGCATTCACCACGTTATGGGCAGGGCTATTAAAGATATATTTTGCCGATTTAAAACCCTTCAAGGCTTTAAAGTAAACCGTAAGGCTGGATGGGATACTCACGGCTTGCCAGTAGAGTTGGGAGTAGAAAAAGAGCTGGGCATTACAAAAGAAGATATAGGAACAACCATTTCTATTGAAGACTACAACAAAAAGTGTCGAGAGAACGTCATGAAGTTCAAGAACGTTTGGGAAGACCTAACGGACAAAATGGGCTATTGGGTAGACATGAATGACCCATACGTTACCTACGACAATAAATACATAGAAAGTGTATGGTGGCTATTGAGCCAAATGGATAAAAAAGACATGCTCTATAAGGGGCATACCATACAGCCATTTTCCCCAAAAGCAGGAACAGGGCTAAGTTCTCACGAACTTAATCAACCAGGCTGCTACAAAGACGTAAAAGACTTATCCGCCATAGTCCAGTTTAAAACAGTAAGAAACGAAGCATCTGAGTTTCTATATGAAAAAGCACATGGCGAGCTTCACTTTTTAGCATGGACAACCACCCCTTGGACATTGCCCTCGAATACCGCTTTGGCAGTTGGTAAAAACATTGAGTATGTGGTGGTGAACACCTATAACCCATACACTTTTGATGCCGTTACGGTGATTGTTGCTAAAAACCTGTTTGGCAAATATTTCGCAGAGAAAAACAGTGAGCTAGCACTAATTGAATATTCCAAAGGAGACAAGAATATTCCTTTTGAAATCATCAATGAAGTAAAGGGGACAGACTTAGAAGGCTTGCGTTACGAGCAATTATTGCCCTATGCACAACCAGAAGATGGCGATGCCTTTAAGGTGTTAATTGGCGACTTTGTAACCACCGAAGACGGAACGGGGATAGTTCATTTAGCCCCTAGTTTTGGTGCGGACGATAACCTTGTAGCCAAACAAAACGGCATTGGCTCTTTGACATTAGTAGATACTCAAGGACGATTTGTAGATGCAGTAACGGACTTTGCAGGAATGTATGTCAAAAATGAATTTTACGATGATGGAAAAGCTCCAGAAAAGTCTGCCGATATACAGTTGGTCATCAAGTTAAAAGAAGAAAACAAATGCTTTAAAGCAGAAAAGTACGAGCACTCTTACCCGCACTGCTGGCGAACCGACAAGCCAATCTTATATTATCCACTAGAGAGTTGGTTTGTAAAAACTACGGCCGCAAAGGAACGCATGGTGGAGCTCAATAATAGCATAAATTGGAAGCCAAAATCAACAGGTGAAGGACGATTCGGCAATTGGCTAGAGAACCTTGTGGATTGGAATTTATCGCGTTCAAGATTTTGGGGAATACCATTACCGATATGGACGTCTGAAGATGGCGAAGAGCAAATATGTATTGGCTCAATGGAGCAGCTGAAAGCAGAAATTGAAAAATCAGTGAAAGCAGGCTTAATGTCAGCCAACCCACTAGCCAATTTTGTAGTGGGCGATATGTCGGCAGAAAATTACGCCACCTTCGATTTACACCGTCCATTTGTAGATGACATTATTTTACGTTCTGCAAGCGGCAAAGCCATGCGAAGAGAAGCGGATCTTATAGATGTATGGTTTGACTCAGGCTCTATGCCTTACGCGCAATTGCATTACCCATTTGAGAATAAAGAGTTATTTGAAAAATCATACCCTGCAGATTTCATTGCAGAGGGCGTTGACCAAACAAGAGGGTGGTTCTTTACCCTTCACGCTATAGCCACTATTTTGTTTGACAGTGTAGCCTTTAAAAGCGTAGTATCTAACGGATTAGTATTAGATAAAAACGGCAATAAAATGTCCAAGCGTTTGGGCAATGCCGCCGACCCCTTTGAAACCCTAGAGGAGTACGGAGCAGACGCCACCCGCTGGTACATGATAAGCAATGCTCAACCATGGGACAACCTAAAATTTGATTTAGACGGATTAGCAGAGGTAAAACGTAAATTCTTCGGAACACTTTACAACACTTACGCCTTCTTTGCTCTGTACGCCAACATTGACGGATTCTCTTATGATGAAGCCGATATTGACGTCAAAGAAAGACCAGAAATTGACCAGTGGATACTATCAGAGCTAAACACTTTAATAAAGGAAGTAGGGGAGTCTTTAGAAGATTATGAACCTACAAAAGCGGCTCGTGCCATTCAACTATTTGTCAACGATAACCTTAGTAATTGGTATGTGCGTTTGTGCAGAAGACGATTCTGGAAAGGCGAATACGAGCAGGATAAAATATCGGCTTACCAAACACTATACAGCTGTTTGGAGACCATAGCTATCTTAGCTTCTCCGATTGCTCCATTTTTTATGGACAAACTATTTGTGGACTTAAACGGCGTTAGTCAAAAATCCACATTAGAATCGGTACACCTTGCCCAATGGCCAACAGCTGATAAGGCCTTAATTAATACCGATTTAGAAGAGCAAATGCGATTAGCACAAGACCTTACTTCAATGGCTTTTTCATTACGAAAGAAGGAAAACCTACGGGTAAGACAACCCTTACAAAAGATAATGGTGCCGGTCTTAAACGACAAAGTAAAAGCCCAAGTAGAAGCAGTAAAAGACTTAGTGCTAGCAGAAGTTAACGTCAAAGAACTCGAGTTCATGACCACAGACTCTGGTGTTTTAGTCAAGAAAATAAAGCCTAATTTCAAAACATTAGGACCAAAATTTGGGCAACAAATGAGAGCCATCTCTCAAGCAATCTCACAATTTACTTCAGAGGATATTGTATCCATAGAGGAAAACGGAAACTATACACTTCAACTAGAAAACGATAGTATTCAAATTGAACGTGCAGATGTTGAAATTACTACTGAAGATATTCCAGGCTGGGCAGTAACTTCTTTAAATGGAAATACACTTGCTCTAGATATCAGCCTAAACGATAACCTCGTTCAAGAAGGCTTAGCAAGGGAGCTTATAAACCGTATTCAAAACATTAGAAAAGACGAAGGGTTTGAGGTTACAGACCGTATTAACATCTCTTTAAGTGCATCTGAAAAATTGGCTAATGCAATAAATGAGAATTTAAATTATATTTGCTCTGAAACATTAGCCGATGAGCTTCGTATCACTGACAGCGAAGAGGCTCAAACAGGCTCGACGATTGAACTGGTAGAAGGGATAAATACCAATATAGAAATACAAAAAATATAG
- a CDS encoding TraR/DksA family transcriptional regulator has translation MSTEKTRYSDTELKEFRQIIQDKIDKAEKDLELIKSAYTNDSNNGTEDTSPTFKGFEEGSETLSKEENAQLALRQEKFIHNLYNALKRIDNKTYGICRVTGKLIQKERLKLVPHATLSIEAKRAQ, from the coding sequence ATGTCTACTGAGAAAACAAGATATTCAGATACAGAACTCAAAGAGTTTCGACAGATTATACAAGATAAAATTGACAAGGCAGAGAAAGATTTAGAGCTTATTAAAAGCGCCTACACTAATGATTCAAATAACGGAACGGAAGATACTTCGCCTACATTCAAAGGGTTTGAAGAAGGCTCTGAAACACTTTCAAAAGAAGAAAATGCACAATTGGCCTTGCGTCAAGAGAAATTCATTCACAATTTATACAATGCCCTCAAGCGAATTGACAATAAAACCTATGGTATTTGTAGGGTAACAGGCAAGCTCATTCAAAAGGAACGCTTAAAGCTTGTTCCCCATGCTACATTGAGTATAGAAGCTAAGCGTGCTCAATAA
- a CDS encoding lipoprotein signal peptidase has protein sequence MLKKSILLIAAILILDQLLKVWIKTNMMIGQEIHFFDWFIIHFTENKGMAFGMEFGGSFGKYLLSIFRLVAIVAIAIYLKNIAATDVKKGVVFSISLVLAGAIGNMIDSAFYGLIFSESYGQLATVFEGGYAGFLQGKVVDMFYFPLINGHFPDWMPLVGGNHFIFFRPVFNIADASISVGVINMLIFHRSFFK, from the coding sequence ATGCTAAAAAAATCAATCCTCTTAATTGCTGCTATTTTAATTCTTGACCAACTTCTTAAAGTTTGGATTAAGACCAATATGATGATCGGTCAAGAAATTCATTTTTTTGACTGGTTCATCATTCACTTTACAGAGAATAAGGGCATGGCATTTGGCATGGAGTTTGGTGGTTCTTTTGGCAAGTATTTGCTCAGTATTTTTAGGTTAGTCGCTATTGTTGCAATAGCAATCTATTTAAAAAACATAGCGGCTACCGATGTTAAGAAAGGAGTTGTTTTTAGCATATCTTTAGTGTTAGCAGGGGCAATAGGAAACATGATTGATAGTGCCTTTTATGGTCTAATTTTTTCGGAGAGCTATGGACAGTTGGCAACAGTCTTTGAAGGCGGCTATGCCGGTTTTCTTCAAGGCAAGGTTGTAGATATGTTTTATTTCCCTTTAATAAATGGGCATTTCCCTGATTGGATGCCGTTAGTTGGTGGCAATCATTTTATCTTTTTCAGACCTGTATTTAATATTGCAGACGCATCTATTAGCGTTGGCGTCATCAATATGCTAATATTCCACCGCTCCTTTTTTAAGTAA
- the asd gene encoding aspartate-semialdehyde dehydrogenase produces the protein MKVALVGATGMVGQVMLQLLEERSFPLTTLLLVASEKSVGQRRTFKGKELTIISLEEAVSQSPDLALFSAGGSVSEEWAPQFANVGTTVIDNSSFWRMSDHHPLVIPEINGNTISKEDKIIANPNCSTIQMLMALKPLHDEYQVKRVVVSTYQSITGTGVKAVRQLENERKGEKGEMAYPYPIHENALPHCDVFEVNGYTKEEMKLSRETKKIMQDDSIEVSATAVRVPVKGGHSESINVEFHKDFELSKVRQLLHEMPGVSLQDNPDVNTYPMPIYTEGKDEVFVGRIRRDFSQKNTLNMWVVADNLRKGAATNTVQIGEYLIQNGLI, from the coding sequence ATGAAGGTAGCTTTAGTAGGTGCAACGGGTATGGTTGGACAAGTGATGCTTCAATTATTGGAGGAGCGTTCATTTCCTTTGACAACTCTTTTACTGGTTGCTTCAGAAAAATCTGTTGGTCAAAGACGTACTTTCAAGGGTAAAGAATTGACCATTATTTCCCTTGAAGAGGCAGTGTCTCAATCGCCTGATTTAGCATTATTTTCAGCAGGTGGATCTGTTTCTGAAGAATGGGCACCACAGTTTGCTAATGTTGGCACGACGGTTATCGACAACTCATCATTTTGGAGAATGTCAGACCACCACCCTTTAGTAATTCCTGAAATAAATGGGAACACCATTTCTAAGGAGGATAAAATAATTGCTAATCCCAATTGCTCAACTATTCAGATGTTAATGGCTCTTAAACCCTTACATGATGAATATCAAGTTAAGCGCGTGGTCGTTTCTACTTATCAGTCCATTACTGGAACTGGCGTAAAAGCTGTTAGGCAATTAGAAAACGAAAGGAAGGGAGAAAAAGGAGAAATGGCATATCCATACCCTATTCACGAAAATGCTCTACCCCATTGCGATGTTTTTGAAGTTAATGGCTATACTAAAGAGGAGATGAAACTGTCTCGAGAGACTAAAAAAATCATGCAAGACGACAGTATTGAGGTAAGCGCTACCGCTGTTCGTGTGCCAGTAAAGGGCGGTCACTCTGAAAGTATAAACGTAGAGTTCCACAAAGATTTTGAACTATCCAAAGTGAGGCAATTGTTACACGAGATGCCTGGTGTAAGCCTACAAGACAACCCAGACGTCAACACCTACCCTATGCCGATATACACAGAGGGTAAGGACGAGGTATTTGTTGGAAGAATTCGCCGAGACTTTTCACAAAAAAATACGCTTAACATGTGGGTGGTTGCCGACAACTTAAGAAAGGGTGCCGCAACTAATACCGTTCAAATTGGAGAATACCTCATACAAAACGGGCTTATATGA
- the uvrC gene encoding excinuclease ABC subunit UvrC has protein sequence MQSVLLNLTTEAGVYRFYDKEDGLLYIGKAKNLKRRVSSYFNREHNSFKTTYMVRKIDRIEILVVETEMDALLLENNLIKKYQPRYNILLKDDKTYPWICIKKEPFPRVFYTRTLIKDGSEYFGPYTNPKLVNTMLSFIRQIYPLRTCKFNLSKDNIEANKFKECLEFHIGNCLAPCVGKQKASDYEKDITQIRQILKGNIRTVVQHFKDEMFNFSEKMEYEKAQLVKEKIEQLEHYQSKSSIVSPSINDVDVFCIASDKDYAYVNFFKVSSGAIIQAHAMEIKKKLDESDEELLTMAITEIRQRFHSTSKEAFLNIPLESSWENLKVSVPKIGDKYKLVMLCYRNAKNLQKDRIRKNDELRHRLDNRRVLEQLQSDLRLKQKPRHIECFDNSNIQGTNPVAACVVFRNAKPSKKEYRHFNIKTVEGPDDFASMEEVVFRRYKRLKEEGQDLPQLIVIDGGKGQLSSARKSLEKLGLEHTIAIIGIAKRLEEIYFPGDSIPIYLDKRSESLKVIQQLRNEAHRFGINHHRNRRSKNSLGTSLDGIQGIGPKTVDKLISHFGSVKRVMEASEKELSKLVGKSKAKLILRK, from the coding sequence ATACAATCCGTTTTGCTCAACCTTACTACTGAGGCTGGAGTTTACCGTTTTTACGACAAGGAGGATGGATTGCTATACATAGGCAAAGCCAAAAATCTAAAACGAAGGGTATCGTCTTATTTTAACAGAGAACACAACAGTTTCAAAACCACCTATATGGTGCGTAAAATTGACCGCATTGAAATACTAGTGGTAGAAACGGAAATGGATGCTTTATTACTCGAAAACAACCTCATAAAAAAATACCAACCGCGTTACAATATTCTTTTAAAAGACGACAAAACCTACCCTTGGATTTGCATCAAAAAAGAACCTTTTCCCAGAGTGTTTTACACTCGAACCCTAATAAAAGACGGCTCTGAATACTTTGGACCATACACCAACCCCAAATTGGTGAATACCATGTTGAGTTTTATACGCCAGATATATCCTCTACGAACATGCAAATTCAATTTGTCAAAAGATAATATCGAAGCTAATAAATTCAAGGAATGCTTGGAGTTTCATATTGGTAATTGCCTAGCGCCATGTGTTGGCAAACAAAAGGCATCGGATTATGAAAAAGATATTACTCAAATTCGACAAATACTAAAAGGAAATATTCGCACTGTAGTACAACACTTCAAAGACGAGATGTTCAACTTTTCTGAAAAAATGGAGTATGAAAAAGCCCAGCTAGTCAAAGAGAAGATAGAACAATTAGAGCATTACCAGTCCAAATCTTCAATAGTTAGTCCAAGCATTAATGATGTGGATGTGTTTTGTATAGCCTCTGACAAAGACTATGCTTATGTCAACTTCTTTAAGGTGTCTAGCGGAGCAATTATACAAGCCCATGCTATGGAGATAAAAAAGAAATTAGACGAGAGTGATGAAGAGCTTCTTACTATGGCAATTACCGAAATTCGTCAACGCTTTCATAGCACCTCTAAAGAAGCATTTTTAAATATTCCTTTAGAATCATCATGGGAAAACCTAAAAGTTAGTGTTCCTAAAATTGGCGATAAATACAAATTAGTGATGTTGTGTTACCGCAACGCCAAAAACTTACAAAAAGACAGGATTCGAAAAAACGATGAGTTGCGTCATCGACTTGACAACCGTAGGGTTCTCGAGCAATTACAAAGTGATTTGCGATTAAAACAAAAGCCACGTCATATAGAATGTTTTGACAATTCAAACATTCAAGGAACGAACCCTGTTGCCGCCTGCGTAGTTTTTAGAAATGCTAAGCCAAGCAAAAAAGAATACAGACATTTTAACATAAAAACTGTAGAAGGCCCTGATGACTTTGCCTCTATGGAAGAGGTGGTTTTTAGAAGGTATAAACGCCTTAAAGAAGAAGGCCAAGACCTCCCTCAATTAATTGTGATTGACGGAGGAAAAGGACAACTTAGTTCTGCCAGAAAGAGTTTGGAAAAACTTGGTTTAGAACATACTATTGCCATCATTGGAATAGCCAAGCGTTTGGAGGAAATATATTTCCCTGGTGATAGCATACCCATTTACCTAGATAAACGTTCCGAAAGCCTTAAGGTTATACAACAACTTAGAAACGAAGCCCACCGCTTTGGAATAAATCACCACAGAAATAGGAGGAGTAAAAACAGTTTAGGCACGTCACTTGATGGAATTCAAGGAATTGGTCCAAAAACTGTTGATAAGCTCATCAGTCATTTTGGCTCTGTAAAGCGTGTAATGGAAGCCAGCGAGAAAGAACTCAGCAAGTTAGTTGGTAAATCAAAAGCTAAGTTGATATTAAGAAAATAA
- a CDS encoding NAD(P)H-dependent glycerol-3-phosphate dehydrogenase, giving the protein MANFQKIAVIGGGSWATAIVKMLSENRDDILWWIRNSENIKHIKKYGNNPNYISAAELDPYKLTISDDLNEIVDQADCIILAVPSAFLRSVLKQMDCSLKDKFVISAVKGIIAEKNRIIGEYLHNKFEVPYENIGVLTGPCHAEEVALERLSYLTIACENIEKAEWFAEQISCRYIRTNISEDIFGTEIAAVLKNVFAIASGICHSLGYGDNFQAVLASNSIREIKRFVDNVHPIKRDIKESAYLGDLLVTMYSQFSRNRTFGNMIGKGYSVKSAQLEMNMVAEGYYAVKCIKEINDEHNIDMPITNAVYNILYEKISPVIEMRLLSDNLS; this is encoded by the coding sequence ATGGCTAACTTCCAAAAAATAGCGGTAATTGGAGGGGGTAGCTGGGCGACTGCCATCGTAAAAATGCTCTCTGAAAATAGAGACGACATATTGTGGTGGATTAGGAACTCAGAGAACATCAAGCATATTAAAAAGTACGGAAATAACCCTAACTATATAAGTGCCGCTGAACTTGACCCATATAAACTCACTATTAGTGACGACCTCAACGAAATCGTTGATCAAGCCGATTGCATAATACTCGCTGTACCATCTGCCTTTCTACGAAGTGTCTTAAAGCAAATGGACTGCTCTTTGAAAGATAAGTTTGTAATCTCTGCTGTTAAAGGGATTATCGCTGAAAAAAACAGAATCATAGGCGAATACCTTCACAATAAGTTTGAAGTCCCTTATGAAAACATTGGCGTGCTGACAGGTCCTTGTCATGCTGAAGAAGTCGCTTTAGAGCGTCTTTCCTACTTAACTATTGCCTGTGAAAATATTGAAAAAGCCGAATGGTTTGCCGAGCAAATAAGTTGCCGATACATTAGGACTAATATTTCAGAAGACATCTTCGGGACTGAAATTGCTGCTGTACTTAAAAACGTCTTTGCTATCGCTTCTGGCATCTGCCATAGCTTAGGGTATGGGGATAATTTTCAAGCGGTTTTGGCGTCTAATTCAATTAGAGAAATCAAACGCTTTGTAGATAATGTTCACCCCATAAAAAGAGACATAAAAGAATCGGCATATTTAGGAGATTTGCTAGTCACCATGTATTCTCAATTTAGTAGAAACCGAACTTTTGGCAATATGATTGGCAAAGGCTATTCTGTAAAGTCAGCACAACTGGAAATGAATATGGTTGCTGAAGGCTATTATGCTGTTAAATGCATAAAAGAGATTAACGACGAGCATAATATTGATATGCCCATAACTAATGCGGTTTACAATATTTTATACGAAAAAATATCGCCAGTTATTGAGATGCGTTTGCTCTCAGATAATCTGAGTTAA